In the Triticum aestivum cultivar Chinese Spring chromosome 2B, IWGSC CS RefSeq v2.1, whole genome shotgun sequence genome, AAGGATCTTTGGATGACAAACGTGTTTCCAACTGACTAGACAATGTCCTCCTTGAACCTTTTCCGCCCTTTCTTGATGAAAGCAGGCAATATCCCCCTGAATACTTGATCGAGAGGAGAGACTTGGCAATTTAGAATGTGCAATCTTCTAACAAGATATATCAATAACTGGGCTCTTTTCTTCCTTGCCCCTAATCTTCAATGAAAAGGCAGAGCACCTGCCATTCCgagtcaaaaataaaataaaatataactAGGCTCTGGTTTTATTTTCTTGTCGCAACAACTCCTTTATTTATCAAGCAAGCATTCTCCTTAGAGACGATACATTTGAAATTGTTAAACAGGGACAGATGAAAACGTCCATTAATCTAACAGCACAAACGCCATCCATGGTGATGGCAGAGGAGTAGAACCGCCGACTCAAAGGGCGACGACGATCGGGCTCCTCACCACGTGCTTCTCAGACACCCAGCTCAGGcttccctccatggattcttgttCATCCATGTGGTGGCTACTCACCGACACGCTAAATGTCTTCTTCTCTCGGGCCTTGGAGAACACCAGCGTCTCCGGAGAAACACGCACCGTCATCGACTTGGGTGCGTCCACCTTCACCCTGTATGTCGATGTCGCTGGCCCAACGTCCATCACTGTTCGGTTCACGATGAACGGCGTTGATGTGAATGGCACAGTTATAGTTGGATAGTTGAGCTggacgtccttgaccttgggcagCTTCTCGCAGGTCAAGCTCGAGTTGTGCACTATAGTCACCAAGCCTTTGTTGCCAAGGAGCCAGCAGATGTAGCCTGCGTAATCAGTTACGCCGAGATCGTACACCAGACCAGGATCGGCGGCTCTCGCCGGGTTCACATGGCCGGCGCCTCTATCGTACGCACCGGCTTTACCGTGCGTCTCATTCAATATCGGGCCACCGATGTTGTTGAAGGTGTCCGACGATGTCAGGATGGCCGACTTGATGGCAGCCGGTGACCAGTCGGGATGCAAGCTTTTGATGAGCGCCGCAACACCGCTGACATGTGGTGTTGCCATGGATGTACCTGATATGATATTGAAAGGCCTCGATGCAGATTTTTTTTCTTGCAGCCATGCGGCTAGGATGTTGAGCCCAGGAGCCAGAATGTCCGGCTTGAGCACGCCCGGGGAGATAGGGCTTGGACCCCGTGAAGAGAACGACGCCACGATTGGGTTTGGACGAACACCAAGCATTGTGTTGTTGTATGTGAAAGTGGCCACGGCTTTGCTCGCTGCCGACCTCACATAACCTGTGGTAGCAATGCCGTCAGCTGTGGCCACCTGCACCACTCTTGAGTAGTAATCCTGAAGAAGAATGGAGTAGCCATCGGCTTCATCATTGAACAGTACCACACCGGCTGCTCCAGCATCCATTATGCTGCGAATGGTTGAATACTGAGGCATCGGTGTCATGGCCTGGCAAACCACGATTTTCCCGGTGATGGAAATGTGATCCTCGTTCTCGCAGAAACGATTTTCCtcagagcagaggagaggataCGACTTTGAGGTTGGCATTTTCACCTGGGTAAGCGCTTCTCCATCTACGTGCAGCCCATTGCCGAGATGAACACCAGCGTCGAATCTCCTGTCAACCGAGCCGGCAGCAACTGTGAGCAACCACGGTGCGTTGTTGATGACCGACCGTGGAGTGGGACCATGGTTGCCAGCCGCGCACACCACAATGATGCCCTTGGATATCGCGCTGAATGTGCCGATGGCGATGGGATCCTTGTCAAAGCTCACACTGGTGGGAccgccgagggagagtgagagcacATCCACCCCATCCATGATGGCCGCATCCAGGCCGGCCACTATGGCAGATTCTTCACAACCAATCCCAGTGCACACTTTGTACATGGCGatgtgggcacctggagcaattcCAGAAGCAGTGCCCATGCCTACGCCATGGTATGACACATTGGTAACAAAGTTCCCAGCGGTAGTGGATGAGGTGTGTGTTCCGTGCCCCACAAAATCAAATGggcggtcatcaccggtaatgaaTGACTTGGCACCGATGAGCTTGTTGTTGCACCTGACCTCCCTGCACGAGCCTTTCCACTTTGTCGGGGGTGGTGGGATGCCATGATCGTCGAACGAAGGGTGAGCTGCATAGATTCCGGAGTCGAGGAGCCCGACGATCACTCCCTTCCCGTAGCGTATGTCGCTCCAAAACCCGGTGTCACTCCTCAAGCCGAGGAACTCCGGCGTGTGCGTGGTCATGAGCTGCAGCATATGGTCTGGGAACGCGCGCACGAACCCTGGCTTCTTGCCATCGCGTCGAGCTCAGCTTCAGTGAGCCTCACAGTGAAGCCGCTGAACACCTCGGTGTAGGAGTGGAGGAGACGTGGCTCCCCAGATTCGCCGATGTGAGAGCTGGGCAAGAAAGTCTCATACCACCGACGATGCCCGACTTCGCCGGCACTTGAGGGAGGTGGGTCGACAAGCACGATGTAAGTGCGGTAATCAGAGGTTCCTGTGGAACCCTGTTGTACCCTTGCGGCAGATGGACTGATATAGCACAGTGAAGGTGTAGGAGAGAGGGTGGCGAGGAAGAgaagtggtagtagtagtagtatgatGAGATTGGTCAAGGACGACATTGCTGAAGCTAGGCAAACCTACACGACTGAGGAAGGCGATGGCGGTGGGGTGTCTGTCTGGCCATCACCCGGTGTTCTTCATTTATACAGTATACGAGTGATCAATGTGCTGCAACTTTTATGGCACAGAAGTTAATCACTTGGAGATCTAGCATGCAACAGCATACAATACAAGAGATCTATTCTGTGCCAAATAAATGCAGTATGAGTGGGGAGGCCAGATACGTGCTTGCTGATACGCAATGATCAATGCACTATGATTGTTTTTCTATATCCTGCATGAATCATATATCTCGCAATATATGAGGGAAATGAATGGCTCAAATTTAAGATTATATAGGTAGTATTGATATTGTGATATCGTGTCATAAATGTAGTGATAGAAATGAGATCAGGTGAGGTCGAACTGATCACCAATTGAAATTGCTATTCTCAGTGCCTTCTCTTGGTGTGACATGCTAAACATTTGATCTGTTTCGTTAACTAGTGATTGAGTGGCATAGTACTCTCTACGACTACTTGCTATCTTAACACAAATATTGTGCAGCTGCTGTGTGTGGCTCAGCAACTGTCGTAGTGCCATCATAATAAAGGAACACACTGTTTATGTTTTGGGATTCAAACTGATTACCTTCTAATAGACTCTGTTATTGTGAATTGTTTAAGATTCAATCAGCTCCTCTTTTCAAAAACGcgcttatattatgagacggagggagtactatgtaggACCATAGCTGGTACTAAACTCTTTATTCATGTCTTAAATGCACAAACAGAAACTTGGTCTGGTCAATGGTCTCAGGCATGACGGAGGAAGATGAACTTACCATAACGTAGCTCAGGACAATCCAGTGAACAACCACTACCAGACATTCACCATCTCCGTCTGATCGAAGTAGCACCCGGTCGGCCCGTCCTGAGGGAGCAGGGCCAGCATGACCGGCCCCCTCGCGCCCTGTTCCGGCGTCAGGGTCCCCAGGTTCCAGTTGATGTCGGTCCTGACGAAGCCGGGGCGCACGCAGTTGATGCGCATCTCCGGGTGCCGCCTCGCCAGGATCCTCGTGTAGAGGTTGATCACCATCTTCGACACGCTGTAAGCCGGCAGCATCACCGGCCACCCCGCCTCCTCCAGCCGTCCATTCTTCAGGTCATCCATGAATGTGTTGAGCACCGCCTCGATCCGCGCCTTGTCCCAGATGTCGATGTTGCTCAGGTCCTTCCGTAGCTTCTCGTTCGGCATTCTCTGGCAGGCACCAAAGTTGAGCACATCAGATTAACTCACTGACTGTGGATCAGTCACAAAGAATTTCAACTGATGGCGTACCTTCAGCTCTGAAGCAAGGGAGGAGGCGTTGACGATCCTTGCTCCCGACGTGGATAGTTTCAGTAGAGGAAGGAGGGCTTCTGTTACCCGTTTGGATCCATAGTAATTGGTGTCGAGACAGTCCCGTGCCACCTCATAGGTAT is a window encoding:
- the LOC123043637 gene encoding short-chain dehydrogenase/reductase 2b isoform X2, whose protein sequence is MEKPSHVAAAAGKQASHRLAVVTGGNKGVGLEVCRQLAAVGVMVILTARNEKRGKDAAESIRRESNLSNVVFHQLDVRDDSSVAALARHIESRYGKLDILVNNAAVVGVAADEEGLKALNLDAETWTSGRAATLLKDVFQNTYEVARDCLDTNYYGSKRVTEALLPLLKLSTSGARIVNASSLASELKRMPNEKLRKDLSNIDIWDKARIEAVLNTFMDDLKNGRLEEAGWPVMLPAYSVSKMVINLYTRILARRHPEMRINCVRPGFVRTDINWNLGTLTPEQGARGPVMLALLPQDGPTGCYFDQTEMVNVW